One segment of Natranaeroarchaeum aerophilus DNA contains the following:
- the tatC gene encoding twin-arginine translocase subunit TatC → MGEDPTEEGGEDLPDDEQRDEPDESSDSDADADDWGGNGPDIDEGSTEERVDSDPDDENTAATNWGNRSKPARDRARVAQSETKSTIGTSEETADADEADDIDGESDDESDDANADEEDDSSVSDDPESDEETSPATAHDPDADMSDQARTDGSHATSEMNVPDSSESGDYEPATPPDDEEMPLTEHIEEMVQRLAVVLFAAAIVTLLVFPFASDVIIHMWYDILPQTDIAAPHVYGPLEHKLTELKLASIAGLAIALPIAVYQTYLFMRPGLYPHERRYYLAAVPTSLVLAVVGMAFAYYLILPGLFEYFLYYSDGAEEMHVAFGLQDTFGLIITMLGLMAVVFQIPLCVMLAIMMGITSREWLAEHRLYFWGAFLGLAFLFSPDPTGMAPLIVAITMVGLFEGTLLLVKWTGR, encoded by the coding sequence ATGGGTGAGGATCCGACCGAGGAGGGCGGCGAGGACCTCCCCGACGACGAGCAGCGGGACGAACCCGACGAGTCGTCGGACAGCGACGCGGATGCCGACGACTGGGGCGGCAACGGCCCTGATATCGACGAAGGATCGACAGAGGAGCGTGTGGATTCCGATCCCGACGACGAAAACACCGCAGCGACGAACTGGGGTAATCGATCGAAGCCCGCCCGGGATCGTGCCAGAGTGGCACAGTCCGAGACGAAATCGACAATCGGCACGTCGGAAGAGACAGCGGATGCTGACGAGGCGGACGATATCGACGGCGAAAGTGACGACGAGTCGGACGATGCCAACGCCGACGAGGAAGACGACAGCAGTGTCTCCGACGATCCAGAGAGCGACGAGGAGACGAGTCCGGCAACTGCCCACGATCCGGACGCCGACATGTCAGATCAGGCCCGGACCGACGGCAGTCACGCGACGTCGGAAATGAACGTCCCGGACTCCTCGGAGTCGGGCGACTACGAGCCCGCAACCCCACCGGACGACGAGGAGATGCCGCTGACAGAGCATATCGAGGAGATGGTCCAGCGGCTCGCCGTCGTCCTCTTTGCTGCCGCGATAGTGACACTCCTCGTATTCCCCTTTGCATCGGACGTCATCATCCACATGTGGTACGACATCCTGCCACAGACCGATATCGCGGCCCCTCACGTCTACGGGCCGCTCGAACACAAGCTCACGGAGCTGAAACTCGCGAGTATCGCCGGGCTAGCGATCGCACTCCCGATCGCCGTCTACCAGACCTACCTGTTCATGCGACCCGGGCTCTACCCGCACGAGCGCCGGTACTACCTTGCCGCAGTACCCACGAGTCTCGTGCTCGCGGTCGTCGGGATGGCCTTCGCGTACTACCTGATCCTCCCCGGCCTCTTCGAGTACTTCCTGTACTACTCGGATGGGGCCGAGGAGATGCACGTCGCCTTCGGGCTGCAGGATACCTTCGGTCTCATCATCACGATGCTCGGGCTGATGGCCGTCGTCTTCCAGATCCCGCTCTGTGTCATGCTGGCGATCATGATGGGGATCACTTCCCGGGAATGGCTTGCCGAGCACCGCCTCTACTTCTGGGGGGCGTTCCTCGGCCTCGCCTTCCTCTTCAGCCCCGATCCGACCGGAATGGCCCCGCTGATCGTCGCGATCACGATGGTCGGCCTGTTCGAGGGAACGCTCCTGCTGGTCAAGTGGACCGGGCGGTAG
- a CDS encoding DUF7474 family protein, which translates to MTSYFAYPCPGCRTTNNLHEPECRFSGTEWHEIERAYTAILSVLSAEPCAESTLREAVDGRWSGLHAAALEQLQREHRVREAEGVLELLTPEERKERVSTPTHDPVKTIYEEGSVPGCHDNSVFALIAWFEMVGLDWPETRENVIEWLHESGTWARGGFEESSPEELVDSKRHVHEEGYGWKEKAVAAKRVIDGH; encoded by the coding sequence GTGACGTCGTACTTCGCGTACCCGTGTCCCGGCTGCCGGACGACGAATAACCTCCACGAGCCGGAGTGCCGGTTCTCGGGGACGGAGTGGCACGAGATCGAACGCGCGTATACGGCGATTCTGTCGGTGCTATCGGCGGAGCCGTGTGCCGAGTCGACCCTCCGGGAGGCCGTCGACGGGCGCTGGAGCGGGCTGCACGCCGCGGCGCTCGAACAGCTCCAGCGGGAGCACCGCGTTCGCGAAGCCGAGGGCGTGCTAGAGTTGCTGACGCCCGAAGAGCGCAAAGAGCGCGTCAGCACGCCGACCCACGATCCCGTCAAAACCATCTACGAGGAGGGTTCGGTGCCGGGCTGTCACGACAACAGCGTCTTCGCGCTGATCGCCTGGTTCGAGATGGTCGGACTGGACTGGCCCGAGACCCGCGAGAACGTCATCGAGTGGCTCCACGAGAGCGGCACCTGGGCCCGGGGCGGGTTCGAGGAGTCCTCACCCGAGGAACTGGTCGACTCGAAACGACACGTCCACGAGGAGGGCTACGGCTGGAAAGAGAAAGCAGTCGCTGCAAAACGCGTGATCGACGGCCACTGA
- a CDS encoding RlmE family RNA methyltransferase, producing the protein MPRKDKYYNRAKQQGYRSRSAFKLKQLDREENLLGQGDVVVDLGAAPGGWMEVAAEEVGADGTVIGVDRQRIDDIETDATVETIRGDMTDEDAREQVREVAGDVDVVISDMAPNMTGEYNLDAARSAHLARMAFETALEVLDSGGDFAVKIFQGQDVDPLREDMKAEFKYVRTMTPDASRDESSEIYLVAKDRLTAPVRVGDEVTVTIEDVGGEGDGIASVEGFRLFVPDTEIGETVDVRIEDVKPQFGFAERID; encoded by the coding sequence ATGCCACGGAAAGACAAATACTACAATCGAGCGAAACAGCAGGGCTACCGGTCGCGATCGGCGTTCAAGCTCAAGCAGCTAGACCGCGAAGAGAACCTCCTCGGGCAGGGCGATGTGGTCGTCGACCTCGGGGCCGCTCCCGGCGGATGGATGGAAGTCGCAGCCGAAGAAGTAGGTGCTGACGGCACCGTCATCGGTGTCGACCGCCAGCGGATCGACGATATCGAGACCGACGCGACAGTCGAAACGATCCGCGGTGACATGACCGACGAGGACGCTCGCGAACAGGTCCGTGAAGTCGCAGGCGATGTCGATGTCGTCATCTCGGATATGGCCCCGAACATGACCGGTGAGTACAACCTCGACGCGGCGCGGTCGGCACACCTCGCACGGATGGCCTTCGAGACTGCACTGGAGGTCCTCGACAGCGGCGGCGACTTCGCCGTGAAGATCTTTCAGGGACAGGACGTCGACCCGCTCCGCGAGGACATGAAAGCGGAGTTCAAGTACGTCCGGACGATGACGCCGGATGCCTCCCGCGATGAGTCCTCCGAGATCTATCTCGTCGCCAAGGACCGCCTGACTGCGCCGGTCCGTGTGGGTGACGAGGTGACGGTAACTATCGAGGACGTCGGGGGCGAGGGCGACGGCATCGCCAGCGTCGAGGGCTTTCGGCTGTTCGTCCCCGACACCGAGATCGGCGAGACCGTCGACGTGCGGATCGAGGACGTCAAGCCGCAGTTCGGCTTCGCCGAGCGGATCGACTAG
- a CDS encoding DNA polymerase sliding clamp, whose protein sequence is MFKAIVSAETLKTALDSVSVLVDECKIHLNEDGISIRAVDPANVGMVDLSLDATAFESYEADGGLIGVNLTRLEDIAGMADSGQLIELELDEETRKLHIQIDGLEYTLALIDPDSIRQEPDIPDLDLPAEVVIEGKDIDRAVKAADMVSDHIALGVDATDDQFYVQAAGDTDDVHLELDEGDLIDLQSGDAESLFSLDYLKDMNKAIANDGEVTMELGEEFPVKLHFEIAEGNGNVTFMLAPRIQSD, encoded by the coding sequence ATGTTCAAGGCGATCGTTAGCGCGGAGACGCTCAAAACGGCTCTGGACTCCGTGAGCGTGCTGGTCGACGAGTGCAAGATTCATCTCAACGAGGACGGCATCTCGATTCGAGCGGTCGATCCGGCCAACGTCGGTATGGTCGATCTCTCGCTGGACGCAACGGCATTCGAGTCCTACGAGGCTGATGGCGGTCTGATCGGCGTCAATCTCACCCGGCTCGAAGACATCGCCGGGATGGCCGATTCGGGACAGCTCATCGAACTCGAGCTCGACGAGGAGACGCGCAAGCTTCACATCCAGATCGACGGGCTGGAGTACACCCTCGCACTGATCGACCCGGACTCGATCCGACAGGAACCCGACATTCCGGATCTCGACCTCCCCGCGGAAGTCGTCATCGAGGGCAAGGATATCGATCGCGCAGTGAAAGCCGCCGATATGGTCTCCGATCACATCGCACTGGGCGTCGACGCCACCGACGATCAGTTCTACGTGCAGGCGGCGGGCGACACCGACGACGTCCACCTCGAACTCGATGAGGGCGACCTGATCGATCTCCAGTCCGGCGATGCCGAGTCGCTCTTTAGCCTCGACTATCTCAAGGACATGAACAAGGCAATCGCCAACGACGGCGAAGTAACAATGGAACTCGGCGAGGAGTTCCCGGTCAAACTTCACTTCGAGATCGCCGAAGGCAACGGGAACGTGACCTTCATGCTCGCACCGCGGATTCAGTCCGACTGA
- a CDS encoding twin-arginine translocase subunit TatC, translating to MSSAVDEDTAQTIAEGRETIGGILTGAQKHLQKAFMAFVIGMMGTIWAMRIYVWDFLEANTTSRMSEAVASNTDIVVRTPFDVILLQIKIGLVVGALCTIPVLVYYGREAILERAEESIPINQRRIAGFVIAILGLFVGGIVYAYSFFFPFMFDFLATNATNAGIKPSYGIVRYTEFIILLTLSFGLAAQLPLAMAVLSYTEIVSYETFRDKWKYAVLGIFVFGMIFSPPDPFTQIMWGVPLVTLYAASLGLAKVITNVKRAGQAPDPVESGKFRRKAGVVGIAAAGVFAGTFAFLALGGVELLNAQLLPRLPDLLHPGGDIAVGGTLDWTITALQAGLLTGLLGVAYYTLGILKAPVQPKYSERGVGGPAPASAGDPAEIDLDGLDAAGIQSAPPEAFADLTEDEALGHAQTAMEADQPEKAQAILDRFDEAEEAEEADATAADTEETSAEEDGSDIVTDTASGMLNPFFSEEKDEDDIGGYFYDIRFIVESLTSKMFRIFGVFTVVFVGLFMWLYSGGIGLIREQFLARVPPELRTEVQEATGEGIARPTYLPGVEINETFAATDEVIALHPVEVLIFEVQVSGIIALVAVLPMILYYAWPALEERGLVSDDAGSRSVFYTWGAYLFASLIGGSLLGFFIIAPAIISWLVADAVDAGMIVAFRLRNFFWMVFFLTAGIGLLANIPMTMWLFARNNIISFEAMYSRWRIVTITIFALSAAFSPGGLFTMLLLAIPIALAYLIGLAILWVLTLPRRKLRRGGTPS from the coding sequence ATGAGTTCGGCCGTCGACGAAGACACGGCCCAGACGATCGCCGAAGGGCGCGAGACGATCGGTGGGATCCTCACTGGCGCACAGAAGCATCTCCAGAAGGCGTTTATGGCCTTCGTCATCGGGATGATGGGGACGATCTGGGCCATGCGGATCTACGTCTGGGACTTCCTCGAAGCAAACACGACCTCCCGGATGAGCGAAGCCGTCGCGTCCAACACGGACATCGTCGTCAGGACGCCCTTTGACGTTATTCTCCTGCAGATCAAGATCGGGCTGGTCGTCGGTGCGCTCTGTACGATTCCGGTGCTCGTCTACTACGGTCGAGAGGCGATCCTCGAACGCGCAGAGGAGTCGATTCCGATCAACCAGCGACGCATCGCCGGGTTCGTGATCGCCATCCTCGGGCTGTTCGTCGGCGGGATCGTCTACGCCTACTCTTTCTTTTTCCCCTTCATGTTCGATTTCCTCGCGACCAACGCGACGAACGCGGGGATCAAACCCAGCTACGGGATCGTCAGGTACACCGAATTCATCATCCTGCTAACGCTTTCTTTTGGTCTCGCCGCACAGCTCCCGCTCGCGATGGCCGTGTTATCCTACACTGAAATCGTCTCCTACGAGACGTTCCGCGACAAGTGGAAGTACGCCGTGCTCGGCATCTTCGTCTTCGGGATGATCTTCTCGCCGCCGGATCCGTTCACCCAGATCATGTGGGGTGTCCCGCTGGTGACGCTGTACGCCGCCAGTCTCGGCCTCGCCAAGGTGATCACCAACGTCAAGCGCGCCGGGCAGGCTCCTGACCCGGTCGAATCCGGGAAGTTCCGCCGCAAGGCAGGTGTAGTCGGTATCGCCGCAGCCGGCGTCTTTGCCGGGACGTTCGCGTTCCTCGCGCTGGGTGGTGTCGAACTCCTCAATGCCCAGTTGCTCCCGCGGCTTCCCGACCTGCTCCATCCCGGCGGTGACATCGCTGTCGGCGGGACGCTCGACTGGACGATCACAGCCCTGCAGGCGGGGCTTCTCACGGGGCTGCTCGGGGTTGCCTACTACACCCTCGGAATCCTCAAAGCGCCCGTCCAGCCGAAGTACTCCGAGCGTGGGGTCGGGGGCCCTGCTCCGGCGAGTGCGGGCGATCCGGCCGAGATCGACCTGGACGGGCTCGATGCCGCGGGTATCCAGTCGGCCCCGCCGGAGGCTTTCGCCGACCTAACCGAAGACGAGGCGCTGGGGCATGCACAGACGGCGATGGAGGCCGACCAGCCTGAGAAGGCGCAGGCGATCCTTGACCGGTTCGACGAGGCGGAGGAAGCCGAGGAAGCCGACGCAACGGCAGCAGATACTGAGGAAACGTCTGCTGAGGAAGACGGCTCGGATATCGTCACTGACACTGCTTCCGGGATGCTCAATCCCTTCTTCTCCGAGGAGAAAGACGAGGACGACATCGGCGGCTACTTCTATGATATCCGTTTCATCGTCGAGAGTCTCACCTCGAAGATGTTCCGGATCTTCGGCGTCTTCACCGTCGTCTTCGTCGGTCTGTTCATGTGGCTGTACTCCGGCGGAATCGGACTTATTCGTGAACAGTTCCTGGCCCGGGTCCCGCCGGAGCTCCGGACCGAGGTACAGGAAGCGACTGGCGAAGGCATCGCTCGGCCAACCTATCTCCCGGGCGTCGAGATCAACGAGACGTTCGCGGCGACCGATGAGGTCATCGCGCTCCACCCTGTCGAGGTGCTGATATTCGAGGTGCAGGTCAGCGGTATCATCGCCCTCGTGGCGGTGCTCCCGATGATCCTCTACTACGCCTGGCCCGCCCTCGAAGAGCGAGGACTCGTCAGCGACGACGCCGGATCACGCAGCGTCTTCTACACCTGGGGGGCGTACCTCTTTGCAAGCCTGATCGGCGGGAGCCTGCTTGGCTTCTTCATCATCGCTCCGGCGATCATTTCCTGGTTAGTCGCCGACGCGGTCGACGCCGGGATGATCGTCGCCTTCCGGCTCAGGAACTTCTTCTGGATGGTCTTTTTCCTGACCGCCGGGATCGGCCTGCTCGCGAACATCCCGATGACGATGTGGCTCTTTGCCCGGAACAACATCATCTCTTTCGAGGCGATGTACTCTCGCTGGCGGATCGTCACGATCACGATCTTCGCGCTCTCGGCGGCGTTCTCGCCCGGCGGCCTCTTCACAATGCTGTTGCTCGCCATCCCGATCGCGCTCGCGTACCTGATCGGGCTGGCGATCCTGTGGGTGCTCACGCTGCCGCGACGAAAACTCCGGCGGGGCGGAACGCCATCGTAG
- a CDS encoding DUF7472 family protein, with translation MDLERERVIEIVAAVGAVAVMIATMMWVGSTYATDGALTDDGGMLLVGSVIFFILLMAAVGVVLAYTVSAEDNDEADEDHGFD, from the coding sequence ATGGACCTCGAGCGGGAACGAGTGATCGAAATCGTCGCAGCCGTCGGTGCTGTCGCGGTCATGATCGCCACGATGATGTGGGTCGGATCGACCTACGCGACCGACGGAGCGCTGACGGATGATGGCGGAATGTTGCTCGTCGGGAGCGTGATCTTCTTTATTCTGCTGATGGCTGCGGTCGGCGTTGTGCTGGCGTACACTGTCAGTGCGGAAGACAACGACGAAGCGGACGAAGACCACGGGTTTGACTGA
- a CDS encoding ribbon-helix-helix domain-containing protein, giving the protein MPKISVEIPQELLEDLDDHVGDEGKYVNRSDAIRASIRKNLDILDEIDARHGRLDSEN; this is encoded by the coding sequence ATGCCAAAGATCAGCGTCGAGATACCACAGGAACTGCTCGAAGATCTCGACGACCACGTCGGTGATGAGGGCAAGTACGTCAACCGCAGCGACGCGATCCGGGCGTCGATCAGAAAGAACCTCGATATTTTAGACGAGATCGACGCCCGTCACGGCCGTCTCGACTCGGAGAACTGA
- a CDS encoding C-terminal binding protein yields the protein MTKTIAVSNTPFIKEDVVSEQLSAIDHELVPIETGDTDGIVEADPNAVILDVNTGVTAELVAQLDNLEIVARAGTGFDNVDVEACQDAGIPVVNVPGYSTNEVSTHAFSLLLACRRTLVEYDRDVKAEEWNWMPNRTFPRFYGSTLGIVSFGTIARRIAELTAGFDLDLVVYDPYVDQEVADEYDAEIVEFDELLERSDAVTIHAPLTDETHHMFDAEAFETMADHAIVVNVGRGGIIDEDALYDALVEREIFGAGLDVMEEEPPFGSKLLERDDVVLTPHAAWYSADSHQDLNETVSNDVLRALQGEDPENTVEPKGW from the coding sequence ATGACCAAAACTATCGCCGTCAGCAACACGCCGTTTATCAAAGAAGACGTAGTCAGCGAACAGCTCTCCGCCATCGATCACGAACTTGTACCGATCGAAACCGGTGACACCGACGGGATCGTTGAGGCCGACCCCAACGCGGTGATCCTCGACGTGAACACCGGGGTTACGGCAGAGCTCGTCGCCCAGCTCGACAACCTCGAGATCGTCGCCCGCGCCGGGACGGGCTTTGATAACGTCGACGTTGAAGCCTGTCAGGATGCAGGAATTCCGGTGGTCAACGTCCCTGGCTACTCGACGAACGAGGTATCGACACATGCCTTCTCCCTGCTGCTCGCGTGCCGACGGACGCTCGTCGAGTACGATCGAGACGTCAAGGCAGAAGAGTGGAACTGGATGCCAAACCGGACGTTCCCCCGGTTTTACGGCTCGACACTCGGGATCGTCTCCTTTGGGACGATCGCCCGGCGGATCGCCGAACTCACTGCAGGGTTCGATCTCGATCTGGTCGTCTACGATCCGTACGTCGATCAGGAGGTCGCCGACGAGTACGACGCCGAGATCGTCGAGTTCGACGAACTGCTCGAACGCTCGGACGCCGTGACGATCCACGCACCACTCACCGACGAGACCCATCACATGTTCGACGCCGAGGCGTTCGAGACGATGGCCGACCACGCGATCGTGGTCAACGTCGGCCGGGGCGGGATCATCGACGAGGACGCGCTCTACGACGCGCTGGTCGAGCGGGAGATCTTCGGTGCCGGTCTCGACGTGATGGAGGAGGAACCGCCGTTTGGATCGAAGCTTCTGGAGCGTGACGATGTCGTGCTCACGCCCCACGCGGCGTGGTACTCGGCGGACTCACATCAGGATCTGAACGAGACGGTCTCGAACGACGTCCTGCGCGCGCTGCAGGGCGAGGACCCCGAGAACACGGTCGAGCCGAAAGGCTGGTAG
- a CDS encoding DNA primase large subunit PriL (p41; involved in priming for DNA replication; forms a heterodimer of small and large subunit (Pfup41 and Pfup46); primase from Pyrococcus furiosus uses deoxyribonucleotides as a substrate and can synthesize long DNA strands in vitro which means it may be involved in both de novo primer synthesis and elongation; enzyme from Sulfolobus solfataricus has higher affinity for ribonucleotides and also possesses 3'-terminal nucleotidyl transferase activity; priming is stimulated by thymine-rich synthetic bubbles): MKRLYARYPFLDDARKAVEAAEVDLVELVNRDGAAAVDRAVERVDAALREGTIGQPHRRTRVELLSYPIARVLVSLVDEHVLIRKYAHAEAAAARERFEADLSSDDQLKSTSDERLTVDRLLAEFNLAGDVRPASEGYRVAVGSYLRLSADLDGEDWRLVNRALSNGSVPVEAAELHDLLQQAIRDRITEGLPLSVPDPIAAGLDDAVDSLDESLADRQLSTDFDAVRPDLFPPCVQALLDRVETGDDLDHTGRFALTAFLTSVGMSPDEVAEISAGDDVNDETIQYQAAHLGANGTGEYPPPSCATMDAFGLCVDKDELCSEIDHPLTYYDERLDASAE; the protein is encoded by the coding sequence ATGAAGCGCCTCTACGCCCGGTACCCGTTCCTCGACGACGCCCGCAAAGCCGTCGAAGCGGCGGAGGTCGATCTCGTCGAACTCGTGAACCGCGACGGTGCGGCCGCCGTCGACCGGGCCGTAGAGCGCGTCGACGCCGCGTTGCGAGAGGGAACCATCGGCCAGCCCCATCGTCGCACTCGCGTCGAGTTGCTCTCCTACCCGATCGCTCGCGTCCTCGTCTCACTCGTCGACGAGCACGTACTGATCCGCAAGTACGCCCACGCCGAGGCGGCCGCCGCTCGCGAGCGGTTCGAGGCGGATCTCTCTTCGGACGACCAGCTCAAAAGCACCAGCGACGAGCGCCTCACCGTCGACCGCTTGCTCGCCGAGTTCAACCTCGCTGGCGACGTTCGCCCGGCTTCCGAGGGCTACCGCGTCGCCGTCGGGTCGTATCTCCGGCTCTCTGCGGACCTCGACGGGGAGGACTGGCGACTGGTCAATCGCGCGCTCTCGAACGGATCGGTCCCCGTCGAGGCGGCGGAGCTCCACGACCTGCTCCAGCAGGCGATCCGGGACCGGATCACGGAGGGGCTTCCGCTCTCGGTCCCCGATCCGATCGCAGCGGGGCTCGACGATGCGGTCGATAGTCTCGACGAGTCGCTCGCGGACCGCCAGCTCAGCACCGACTTCGACGCCGTCCGGCCCGATCTGTTTCCGCCATGCGTCCAGGCGCTCCTCGACCGTGTCGAGACGGGCGACGACCTCGACCACACCGGCCGGTTCGCGCTGACGGCCTTCCTTACGAGCGTGGGGATGTCCCCCGATGAGGTCGCCGAGATTTCGGCTGGCGACGACGTCAACGACGAGACAATCCAGTATCAGGCTGCGCATCTGGGAGCAAACGGGACGGGGGAGTATCCACCACCGAGCTGTGCGACGATGGACGCGTTTGGACTCTGCGTCGACAAGGATGAGCTCTGTTCGGAGATTGACCATCCGCTTACCTATTACGACGAACGGCTGGATGCGTCCGCCGAGTAG
- a CDS encoding SWIM zinc finger family protein yields MTHSAHTPASAALPDSSLEELDDRSRRALTERIAVTALGRGTYEVVGQSEDAYLVDLPAGRCTCPDYRFRDERCKHVRRVAIEITAGRVPAPDQIAVGCERCGETLFADRTAPEPYLCPSHDLSVGDAVYDRETGQRLLVVGLSDRRADEVSISTIRGTVADHYSNREYDADDPVVSVVYPDSFELTNHGPVPGSLTVYSFPRSRLSTEPLSD; encoded by the coding sequence ATGACGCACTCCGCACACACACCCGCGTCAGCCGCTCTCCCCGACAGTTCGCTGGAGGAGCTCGACGACCGCTCACGCCGGGCACTGACCGAACGAATAGCAGTCACCGCGCTCGGTCGCGGGACCTACGAGGTTGTCGGCCAATCCGAGGACGCCTATCTCGTCGACCTCCCGGCCGGTCGCTGTACCTGTCCGGACTACCGATTCCGCGACGAGCGATGCAAACACGTTCGACGCGTGGCCATCGAGATTACGGCCGGTCGTGTGCCCGCACCGGATCAGATCGCCGTCGGCTGCGAACGCTGTGGCGAGACTCTGTTCGCCGATCGCACAGCTCCCGAACCATACCTCTGTCCCTCTCACGATCTCTCTGTGGGGGACGCCGTCTACGACCGCGAGACAGGCCAGCGACTCCTTGTTGTCGGGCTGTCGGACCGCCGTGCTGACGAGGTGTCAATCTCCACGATTCGGGGCACCGTCGCCGACCACTACTCGAACCGCGAGTACGACGCCGACGACCCCGTGGTCTCCGTTGTCTATCCGGACTCGTTTGAGCTAACCAATCACGGTCCCGTCCCCGGCTCGCTGACCGTCTACTCCTTCCCGCGTTCGCGGCTCTCAACCGAGCCGCTTTCGGACTGA